Genomic window (bacterium):
CCAGGCTGCTGTGGGATACATTGGACAAAAATAACGTAAAATCGTCGCTTAGGAAGAATGCTATACGGCTTTCCCCGCACTTCTACAACGCCGAGGCTGAGGTCCAAAAGGTGCTCGATATCGTGACCGGCTTCGCCAAGTCCTAATAATATACTTACACTTACCTTCAGGATTGATGACGATGCGACTTAGTATTTTTATAACTGATTCTTTTTCTTCTTTGGAAGTAACTAATATTGAACCTTGTTCTTTATAGTGTCTTGGAACCATTTGTTGAATTTAGATTTAAAAGCGTCAACGTTTTTCGAGTTTTCAAAAGCATTGGCTACCTTTTCTAATTCTCTTACAACTTCATTCTTGATTTCGCCCATGAACACATCATACAAAACCGCCTCTTTTTGTCAAGACTATGTCATGATTAAATGTGAGTTAGTGTCGACGATTAAGGCGATTGCTTCGGTCAACGCCTCCTGCGTTAAACCTCGCAATGACTGCTATTTTTCGAAAAGAACAATTAGAAGGATTACGTTATCAGTGGAGGTTATTTCAGCCGTTCTTTTTCGGCGCGTAGTGCATGCAGACGAGCGAGCCCGCGTCTTCCTTTATCTTTTCAGCCACCACTTCGCACTTTACTTTAAGGAGAAGGAACGCCTCCTGGGGTCCGTCGACGAAACTCTCGAAGTTCGCATGGCCCTTGGCAATAACAACATCCGCTTCCCGCATCAGATTCCTCACCTCTGGATTAAGTGTAGGCCAGTCTATGCCCAGGCTGTTGGAGCCTGTCGAAAGAACGCGCTCTTTCGGGAAACCCAAGTCCGCGAGTTCGCTTACTGTAACGTCGTTCAGGATAGGCTGTTCTTTTGCGACGAAAAAGGTCAGAGGGACATTAAGGAAGTCCGCGCACAGCCTGTCGAGCACTACCTCGCCCGCGTTATCCAGAACGTAGACGAGCGTTCTGGCTCCTTTGATTTTTTCAAGAAGAAGAGCCGAATCGTCCCTTGCAAAGCTGGCATGTTCGAGGAACTCTTTTATCTCGGCCGTATCCGTGCTCTCGCGCGTTCCGAGATCGATGACGTTCCCGAGACACGCCGCAAGCAGCGCGGCGCGTTGCGGGTTTTCGGAACGTTCAATCGCCTCCCTCACGAACGGAATCATCTTCTCGACTTCATCGTTGTGCCGCGCCTTCTCCTTCCTGTAGGGATCGGCTCCGTTCTTGTAAAGCATCTCAAGCAGCCGGGTGGAGTATATGTTCGGTGGAAGGCTCAGAGGGATTTGCGGAACCTCCCTGCGGGCATTTGATAAGAGGGTGTTGTATTCATCGTTGGAGAGGTTAAGCGCCTTCGCGCTGCGTTCAAGCTGCTTTAAGAGACACGGAGTGCAGCGAATGTCGGATTTCACTTGCTCAGGTCTTCAATGGTTTCTTTTCGGCCGCAGGGAAGAGCACGTTGTTGAGAATGAGCCTGTAGCCGGGCGAGCTGGGATAGAGTTCGAGCATCGTAGCTGGATCGCCCACGCGGTGCTGGTAGTCCTCAGGGTCGTGTCCGCCGAAGAATGTAAAGGTGCCGTCGCCGCGGTTTCCGTGGATGTACTTAACCTCCTCCGATCCCTTCACCTCTCCCAGAATGAGCACGTCGCGCTTCAAGAACTGGCGGTTGAACCCTGTGTTCTGACCAAGAAACTCCTTGACGTACGCCACATGGTTCTGCACGAGCATCGATGGCACTGGGTCGAACTTTGTGGAAAAGTCGAAGAGCGAGAAGACCGTCTCCTCGCCGCGGTCGAAAGCCTGAAGCGAGACGTCGATGTCTGAGTGCTCGTAGATGTAGGGGTCTGTGACGGGCGTAAAGTTTTCGAACGCGAATGTGGGGTTGAAGTCGAGCTTCGTGTTCCAGTCCGGGTCGACCGGTGTTGCGTCGAATATGCGGTCCACGA
Coding sequences:
- a CDS encoding DUF89 family protein, with protein sequence MKSDIRCTPCLLKQLERSAKALNLSNDEYNTLLSNARREVPQIPLSLPPNIYSTRLLEMLYKNGADPYRKEKARHNDEVEKMIPFVREAIERSENPQRAALLAACLGNVIDLGTRESTDTAEIKEFLEHASFARDDSALLLEKIKGARTLVYVLDNAGEVVLDRLCADFLNVPLTFFVAKEQPILNDVTVSELADLGFPKERVLSTGSNSLGIDWPTLNPEVRNLMREADVVIAKGHANFESFVDGPQEAFLLLKVKCEVVAEKIKEDAGSLVCMHYAPKKNG